Proteins encoded in a region of the Anoxybacillus amylolyticus genome:
- the recA gene encoding recombinase RecA, giving the protein MNQDRQAALEQALKQIEKQFGKGSIMKLGEQAERQISTISSGSLALDIALGVGGYPRGRIVEIYGPESSGKTTVALHAIAEVQKQGGQAAFIDAEHALDPIYAKNLGVNIDELLLSQPDTGEQALEIAEALVRSGAVDIIVIDSVAALVPKAEIEGDMGDSHVGLQARLMSQALRKLSGAINKSKTIAIFINQIREKVGVMFGNPETTPGGRALKFYASVRLEVRRAEQIKQGNDMVGNKTKIKVVKNKVAPPFKTADVDIMYGEGISREGEIIDMGSELDIIQKSGSWYSYKDERLGQGRENAKQFLKENPHIAEEIAKEIRDHYGVDAVRVASTANDQQDELDFFEE; this is encoded by the coding sequence ATGAATCAAGACCGCCAAGCGGCCTTGGAACAGGCGCTCAAGCAAATTGAAAAGCAGTTTGGTAAAGGTTCGATTATGAAACTTGGGGAGCAAGCTGAACGGCAAATTTCCACCATCTCAAGCGGCTCGCTTGCGCTCGATATCGCTTTAGGTGTGGGCGGATATCCGCGAGGACGAATCGTCGAAATTTATGGACCAGAATCTTCAGGGAAAACGACCGTTGCCCTTCATGCGATTGCAGAAGTACAAAAACAAGGCGGCCAAGCAGCGTTCATTGACGCAGAGCATGCGCTTGATCCAATATATGCTAAAAACCTAGGCGTCAATATCGACGAATTGCTCCTTTCCCAACCGGACACAGGAGAACAAGCGCTCGAAATTGCAGAGGCGCTTGTCAGAAGCGGTGCGGTAGATATTATCGTTATTGATTCAGTGGCAGCGCTTGTTCCGAAAGCGGAAATCGAAGGGGATATGGGCGACTCCCATGTCGGTTTGCAGGCACGTTTAATGTCACAAGCGCTACGGAAACTCTCTGGCGCGATCAACAAATCGAAAACAATTGCTATCTTTATTAACCAAATTCGCGAAAAAGTAGGAGTGATGTTTGGAAACCCGGAAACAACCCCGGGGGGAAGAGCGCTCAAGTTTTACGCTTCCGTTCGTTTAGAAGTGCGCCGTGCTGAACAAATCAAACAAGGCAATGATATGGTTGGAAACAAAACGAAAATTAAAGTAGTAAAAAATAAAGTTGCCCCTCCATTTAAAACTGCTGATGTTGATATCATGTATGGCGAAGGAATTTCTCGCGAAGGTGAAATTATTGACATGGGTTCTGAACTTGACATTATTCAAAAGAGCGGTTCATGGTATTCGTATAAAGACGAACGTCTTGGCCAGGGCCGCGAAAATGCCAAACAGTTTTTAAAAGAAAACCCGCATATTGCAGAGGAAATTGCGAAAGAAATTCGCGACCATTATGGTGTAGACGCAGTGCGTGTAGCAAGCACAGCAAACGACCAACAAGACGAACTCGACTTTTTCGAAGAATAA